In Clupea harengus unplaced genomic scaffold, Ch_v2.0.2, whole genome shotgun sequence, the following proteins share a genomic window:
- the LOC116221884 gene encoding NLR family CARD domain-containing protein 3-like, translating to MKSDQSMDHPLQFAEGGVPAGQRYQPGLVNVEMQQIHKSHLQKKFQCLTEGITKQGDARLLHEIYTALYITEGGRGEVNDEHEVRQIERASWREAARGRPIKCSDIFKPLSGQYKPIRRVLTKGVAGIGKTVSVQKFILDWAEGKENQDVHFILPLPFRELNLMKDEKLSLVELIQHFFPEITDPRIFSGSEHVIFIFDGLDECRLPLDFHSNPRCCDVTEPVSVDVLLTNLIKGNLLPSALFWITTRPAAANQIPPVCVDQVTEIRGFSNPQKEEYFRKRISDENLASRTITHLKSSRSLYIMCHIPVFSWITATVVERTSDESGSVEMPRTLTQMYTHFLIIQTSMKNEKYTERKERDEETIFKLGKLAFQQLEEGNLIFYEEDLRECGIDVTEASVYSGVCTQIFREEAGLLQGKSKNGHLDLFLRFLLGLSLKSNQNLLRHLLSQTRSQSQSSEQTAQCVKQMIRDQNNSDRKINLFYCLNELNHHAVVEDIDRSSGTLYVDMLLPEKWETKRFEFKIPKEQLDEFDLQKYIKTPEEDLTELLSLDDVLQKLVPVVTYSTSAE from the exons atgaagagtgaccagtccatggaTCATCCACTTCAATTTGCAGAAGGAGGTGTTCCTGCTGGTCAGAG ataccaacCTGGTCTGGTAAATGTGGAAATGCAGCAGATCCACAAATCCCATCTTCAGAAGAAGTTTCAGTGTCTGACTGAGGGAATCACAAAGCAGGGAGATGCCAGACTCCTCCATGAGATCTACACAGCGCTCTATATcacagagggggggagaggagaggtcaatgatgaacatgaggtcagacagatagagagggcaTCCTGGAGAGAGGCAGCACGAGGCAGACCAATcaaatgcagtgacatctttaaacctTTATCTGGACAATACAAACCCATCAGAAGAGTGCTGACAAAGGGAgtggctggcattggaaaaacagtctctgtgcagaagttcattctggactgggcTGAAGGGAAAGAGAATCAAGATGTCCACTTCATATTGCCTCTCCCTTTCCGAGAGCTGAACCTGATGAAGGATGAAAAACTCAGTCTGGTGGAGCTTATTCAGCACTTTTTCCCTGAAATTACAGATCCAAGAATCTTCTCTGGTTCAGAGCATGTCAtcttcatctttgatggtctggatgagtgTCGACTTCCTCTAGATTTCCACTCCAACCCAaggtgttgtgatgtgacaGAGCCAGTCTCAGTGGACGTGCTGCTGACAAACCTCATCAAGGggaatctgcttccctctgctctcttctggatcaccacccgaccagcagcagcaaatCAGatcccacctgtgtgtgtggaccaggtGACAGAAATAAGGGGATTCAGCAACccacagaaagaggagtacttcaggaagagaatcagtgatgagaaCCTGGCCAGCAGAACTATCACACACCTGAAGTCATCCAGgagcctctacatcatgtgccacattccagtcttctcCTGGATTACCGCCACTGTTGTGGAGAGAACATCAGATGAATCTGGGAGTGTAGAAATGCCAAGGACTTTgactcaaatgtacacacacttcctgatcattcagacaagcatgaaaaatgaaaagtacacagagagaaaagagagagatgaagagacgaTTTTTAAACTGGGGAAACTGGCTTTCCAACAGCTGGAGGAGGGCAATCTGATCTTCTATGAGGaagacctgagagagtgtggtattgatgtcacagaagcatcagtgtactcaggagtgtgtactcagatcttcagagaggaggctgggCTGTTACAGGGGAAG AGTAAGAATGGACACCTGGACCTTTTCCTCCGCTTCCTTCTGGGCCTCTCACTGAAGTCCAATCAGAATCTCTTAAGACACCTGCTGTCACAGACAagaagccaatcacagagctcagagcAAACAGCCCAGTGTGTCAAACAGATGATCAGAGATCAGAATAATTCAGACAGAAAGATCAACCTGTTCTACTGTCTGAATGAGCTGAATCACCATGCTGTAGTGGAGGACATTGACAGGAGCTCAGGCACTCTGTATGTGGACATGCTCTTACCAGAAAAGTGGGAGACTAAGAGATTTGAGTTTAAGATTCCAAAAGAGcagctggatgagtttgacctgCAGAAGTACATAAAGACACCAGAGGAAGATCTGACTGAACTCCTTAGTCTCGATGATGTTCTGCAGAAGCTGGTGCCAGTGGTCACATATTCCACATCAGCTGAGTGa